A region of Selenomonadales bacterium 4137-cl DNA encodes the following proteins:
- a CDS encoding thiolase family protein, translating into MKDVVIVDACRTAVGNMGGSLKPLTPDDLARAVMAGILGRTGIEPALVDEVVLGHCRQSSDNPNIARLAALMCGIPEEVPAYTVMRQCASGMTAVADGTMAIQTGQNDIVLAGGTESMSNSIFYFRNARYGLGVGNRELLDSVTEVQFCSQPQDIYGRFNMGMTAENVAERMNISREDQDAFAYRSQVKAAAAIAAGRFKDEIVPVTVPQGRKKEPIVFDTDEFPRATSLEALAKLKPVFRTDGKGSVTAGNSSGRNDGASALLLMSGEKAHQLGLKPMAVIRGFAAAGVDPRVMGLGPIPATKKALKIAGLSLADIQLIELNEAFAAQSLGCIRELDFNPEIVNVNGGAIALGHPVGSSGSRIIVTLVHEMRRRGLKYGLATLCAAGGMGMTTIVEAV; encoded by the coding sequence GTGAAAGACGTAGTAATCGTCGACGCTTGCCGCACGGCGGTCGGCAATATGGGCGGCAGTCTGAAGCCCCTAACGCCAGATGACCTCGCCCGTGCCGTCATGGCCGGCATACTCGGAAGAACAGGCATCGAACCGGCGCTGGTCGACGAAGTCGTTTTGGGCCATTGCCGCCAGAGCTCCGACAATCCCAATATCGCGCGCCTAGCTGCCCTCATGTGCGGCATCCCGGAGGAAGTGCCGGCTTACACCGTCATGCGCCAGTGCGCTTCCGGCATGACCGCCGTTGCCGACGGGACGATGGCGATTCAAACCGGACAGAACGATATCGTGCTCGCCGGCGGCACCGAGAGCATGAGTAATTCGATATTCTATTTCCGCAACGCGCGCTACGGGCTGGGGGTAGGCAACAGGGAGCTGCTCGATTCCGTGACTGAAGTTCAGTTTTGCTCTCAGCCGCAAGACATCTACGGCCGGTTCAACATGGGCATGACCGCCGAAAACGTGGCAGAACGCATGAATATCAGCCGGGAGGACCAGGACGCTTTTGCGTACCGGTCGCAGGTGAAAGCGGCCGCAGCCATTGCGGCCGGGCGGTTTAAAGATGAAATCGTGCCGGTGACAGTGCCGCAGGGCCGCAAAAAGGAACCGATCGTATTTGACACCGACGAATTTCCCCGGGCGACTTCCCTTGAGGCACTGGCGAAATTAAAGCCGGTTTTTCGCACCGACGGGAAAGGCTCCGTAACTGCCGGCAATTCGTCGGGGCGCAACGACGGCGCTTCCGCCCTGCTGCTGATGTCGGGCGAAAAAGCGCATCAGCTTGGCCTTAAGCCTATGGCTGTCATACGCGGTTTCGCCGCGGCGGGCGTCGATCCGCGGGTAATGGGTCTAGGCCCCATTCCGGCGACCAAAAAAGCGTTGAAAATAGCCGGCCTATCGCTTGCCGACATACAGCTCATCGAACTGAACGAAGCTTTTGCCGCCCAGTCGCTGGGCTGCATCCGCGAACTTGATTTTAACCCCGAAATCGTCAACGTCAACGGTGGCGCTATCGCGCTCGGGCACCCGGTGGGCAGCTCCGGCTCGCGGATCATCGTTACCCTCGTCCACGAGATGCGCCGTCGCGGTCTTAAGTATGGACTTGCCACCTTATGCGCCGCCGGCGGTATGGGGATGACCACTATCGTCGAAGCGGTGTAG
- a CDS encoding sodium:solute symporter family protein, with product MSLLGTGHIVGIVVTLALVSAVGIYAGRKVKSAADFSTGNRSVSPALVAGTLMGTLVGGASTIGTAQLAFKFGFSAWWFTLGAGMAVAIMGLWMVRPLWESAVDTLPQYLVKTYGANIGPVSSVFTSIGIFFNLMAQALAFCALVTSMFPMQPSLAAVIGLILVLAYVLFGGVWGTGLTGVVKLILLYLAMLACGITAYAMAGGAEGLMAKLPAHPWFSLFGRGVSKDLAAGFSLIVGVLSTQTYFQALSSAKNVPDARKGALVSALLIPPIGIGGVLVGLYMRINFPDTVSSEVLPVFVLKFLPPVPAGVVLATLLISVVGTWAGLTLGISTMVTKDLYQRYISPRGDAKQVLLVQRGIIVAISLAVLLFVSSNAGSLILGWSFMSMGLRGCTILLPLLGAMFFPGRVTPAAGIAAAVLGPLTNFAWKLAFPAGMDPLYPGLLASLLALVAISLLTRKNTPA from the coding sequence TTGTCGCTTTTGGGTACTGGTCACATTGTCGGCATTGTTGTCACACTTGCCCTCGTCTCGGCGGTAGGCATCTATGCCGGACGCAAGGTTAAATCGGCAGCCGACTTTTCCACCGGCAATCGCAGCGTTTCGCCAGCCCTTGTTGCCGGTACCCTGATGGGAACGCTCGTAGGCGGAGCCTCAACGATAGGCACGGCCCAACTGGCTTTTAAGTTCGGTTTTTCCGCCTGGTGGTTCACGCTGGGCGCTGGAATGGCCGTCGCCATTATGGGCCTCTGGATGGTGCGGCCGCTGTGGGAAAGCGCGGTCGACACCCTGCCGCAATACCTGGTGAAAACTTACGGGGCAAATATCGGGCCGGTCTCAAGCGTATTTACGTCGATCGGTATTTTTTTTAACCTCATGGCCCAGGCGCTGGCGTTCTGTGCGCTGGTGACCTCGATGTTCCCCATGCAGCCGTCGCTGGCCGCCGTAATCGGACTAATACTTGTTCTCGCCTACGTTCTGTTCGGCGGTGTCTGGGGAACGGGGCTGACCGGGGTCGTAAAGCTGATTTTGCTTTATCTCGCCATGCTGGCCTGCGGCATTACCGCGTACGCAATGGCCGGCGGCGCGGAAGGCCTTATGGCCAAGCTGCCCGCGCACCCCTGGTTCTCCCTGTTTGGTCGCGGCGTCAGCAAGGATTTGGCTGCCGGGTTCTCCCTGATAGTGGGCGTTTTGTCCACCCAGACCTATTTTCAGGCGCTGTCGTCAGCCAAAAACGTTCCCGACGCCCGGAAAGGTGCCCTCGTTTCGGCGCTGCTCATTCCGCCGATCGGCATCGGCGGCGTTCTCGTCGGCCTGTACATGCGGATAAACTTCCCTGATACCGTCTCCAGCGAAGTGCTGCCGGTCTTCGTCCTCAAGTTTTTGCCGCCCGTTCCGGCAGGGGTGGTGCTGGCCACGCTGCTCATCTCGGTGGTCGGCACCTGGGCTGGGCTGACTTTGGGCATCTCAACAATGGTCACCAAGGATCTGTATCAGCGTTACATTTCTCCCCGGGGGGACGCCAAACAGGTACTGCTGGTTCAGCGCGGCATCATCGTGGCTATCTCCCTGGCTGTGTTGCTGTTCGTCAGCAGCAACGCCGGGAGCCTCATTCTGGGCTGGAGCTTCATGTCCATGGGGCTGCGCGGCTGCACCATCCTGCTGCCGCTCCTTGGCGCGATGTTCTTCCCCGGCCGGGTAACGCCCGCAGCCGGCATCGCCGCGGCGGTGCTGGGCCCGCTGACCAACTTCGCTTGGAAACTGGCATTCCCGGCGGGTATGGACCCGCTGTACCCCGGCCTGCTGGCCAGCTTGCTGGCGCTGGTCGCCATAAGCCTGCTAACCAGGAAAAACACTCCGGCATGA
- a CDS encoding phosphate acyltransferase: MIYRNFEQLIETVRAKSKKKRTVAVVAAQDGHTLEAVVKAAAKDEVIEPLLVGDKEAIEKLLTAMGERPANYEVIHAATAEDAAVGALKLVNGGRADFLMKGLIPTAGLMKVLFSDNQFRVGSLLSHLSIIHIPNYHKLVGLTDVALNICPDLNQKRAIVENAVTTMARMGFDPPKVAILAASDEVSAKMPETTDAAELKKLNAAGELPGCLVEGPLSYDLAFSKEAAAIKGHKSPVCGEVDLLVVPNISAGNILIKALRYAAGASSAGIVVGGRVPIVLTSRAAETEAKLLPLILAASATL; the protein is encoded by the coding sequence ATGATCTACCGGAATTTCGAACAGCTTATAGAAACTGTGCGGGCAAAAAGCAAGAAAAAGCGGACGGTGGCGGTTGTTGCCGCCCAGGACGGGCATACGCTGGAGGCCGTCGTCAAGGCTGCCGCCAAGGATGAAGTAATCGAGCCGTTGCTGGTCGGGGACAAAGAAGCGATCGAAAAACTCCTGACCGCCATGGGCGAACGCCCGGCGAACTATGAGGTCATTCACGCGGCAACGGCCGAAGACGCCGCCGTCGGGGCGTTGAAGCTCGTCAACGGCGGCCGGGCGGATTTCCTCATGAAGGGACTGATACCGACCGCCGGCTTAATGAAGGTTCTATTCAGCGACAACCAGTTCCGCGTAGGCAGCCTGCTGTCGCACCTGAGCATCATCCACATCCCCAACTACCACAAACTCGTAGGACTGACCGATGTGGCGCTGAACATCTGTCCCGACCTAAACCAGAAACGGGCGATCGTCGAAAACGCCGTTACGACAATGGCGCGTATGGGCTTCGACCCGCCTAAGGTCGCTATCCTGGCGGCGAGTGACGAGGTCAGCGCCAAAATGCCGGAAACGACCGATGCCGCCGAGCTGAAAAAGCTGAACGCGGCCGGTGAGTTGCCCGGCTGCCTGGTCGAGGGGCCGCTTTCCTACGATTTGGCGTTCAGCAAGGAAGCAGCCGCAATCAAAGGCCACAAGAGCCCGGTCTGCGGCGAGGTCGACCTGCTGGTGGTTCCCAATATCTCGGCCGGCAATATCCTTATCAAAGCCCTGCGCTACGCCGCAGGCGCAAGCAGCGCCGGAATAGTCGTCGGCGGCAGGGTGCCGATCGTACTCACCTCGCGGGCGGCGGAAACGGAAGCAAAACTGTTGCCGCTCATCCTCGCGGCTTCGGCCACCCTTTAG
- the buk gene encoding butyrate kinase, which translates to MLEKMYKILSINPGSTSTKIAVYENENELFRGSVEHDVAELSRYKTMVDQFEMRMDAVMSRLVAAKYPIGELAAVAGRGGKLPPLKQGAYRVNKAMVDFLTYRPIDDHASNLGALVAYEIASSLGIPAYIYDAVVVDELEEVARLSGIPEITRRASCHVLNMRAVAIKTAKKFNKNLRDMNVVVTHMGGGITGTVISGGRMIDVLTDEEGPYSPERVGRVPCRQLVDLCFSGKHDRASATRRMRGNGGLVAYLGTNKALEVEEKIKNGDKYAELIYYGMAYQVAKAIGELATVVKGKVDVIVLTGAIAHSRMMTDWIVDRVGFIAPVEIIPGENELEALALGTLRVLRGEEQAHEFTEPE; encoded by the coding sequence ATGCTCGAAAAAATGTACAAGATACTGTCGATAAACCCTGGCTCGACCTCGACCAAAATCGCGGTGTACGAAAACGAAAATGAACTGTTCCGCGGGTCGGTCGAGCACGATGTCGCGGAATTGTCCCGTTACAAAACAATGGTCGATCAGTTTGAAATGCGTATGGACGCCGTCATGTCCCGGCTGGTTGCCGCCAAATACCCCATCGGCGAGCTGGCGGCCGTGGCGGGACGGGGCGGAAAGCTTCCGCCGCTTAAGCAAGGCGCGTATCGGGTTAACAAAGCGATGGTCGATTTCCTCACCTACCGCCCCATTGACGACCACGCCTCGAACCTCGGGGCGCTCGTAGCTTATGAGATAGCATCCTCTCTCGGCATCCCCGCCTATATATACGACGCCGTCGTCGTCGACGAACTGGAGGAAGTCGCCCGTCTGTCAGGCATCCCGGAGATTACCAGAAGAGCATCCTGTCATGTCCTCAACATGCGAGCCGTCGCGATAAAAACGGCGAAAAAGTTCAATAAGAATCTGCGGGACATGAATGTTGTCGTTACCCACATGGGCGGCGGCATCACCGGTACGGTAATCAGCGGCGGGCGAATGATCGACGTTCTCACCGACGAGGAAGGGCCCTACTCGCCGGAGCGGGTAGGCCGCGTTCCTTGCCGCCAGCTGGTCGACCTGTGCTTTTCCGGCAAGCATGATCGGGCGTCGGCTACCAGGAGAATGCGCGGCAACGGCGGGCTCGTAGCCTATCTCGGGACTAACAAAGCATTGGAAGTGGAAGAGAAAATCAAGAACGGCGACAAGTACGCGGAATTGATATATTACGGGATGGCTTACCAGGTCGCCAAGGCCATCGGCGAACTTGCCACGGTGGTTAAAGGCAAGGTCGACGTGATTGTCCTAACCGGCGCGATCGCCCATTCCCGGATGATGACCGACTGGATCGTCGACCGGGTCGGCTTTATCGCTCCCGTGGAAATCATCCCCGGGGAAAACGAGCTTGAGGCGCTCGCTTTGGGTACGCTGCGCGTTTTGCGGGGCGAAGAGCAGGCCCATGAATTTACGGAGCCGGAGTGA
- a CDS encoding methyl-accepting chemotaxis protein — protein MSEEQKNAILEHFRYVLPLLNDICVQDLGIALTDREKYLFYKPGKKLAFKSVPNRPVQPGSAVARALEEKRRVVIRADKSVFGVPYIASAFPITDDSGEVIGCAVATESVELQDKMMEMANTLNENIGVLASTVEELSAQAEEIASVCTTLAQSVLDSQNRVKETNGIIGIMKDIAGHINLLGLNAAIEAARVGDAGRGFGVVAEEIRKLSTGSADSIKKVEQVVTAIQADSDNNYTQLVHVNEVVNQIAAAISHVADAVQQSGGLVRDLNQLAEDLSKDAD, from the coding sequence ATGAGTGAAGAACAAAAAAACGCCATTCTGGAACACTTCCGCTACGTGTTGCCATTGCTGAACGACATTTGCGTGCAAGACCTCGGCATTGCCCTGACCGACCGGGAAAAATACCTGTTTTACAAACCCGGCAAAAAACTGGCGTTCAAGAGTGTGCCGAACAGGCCGGTGCAGCCGGGTTCGGCCGTGGCCAGGGCCCTGGAGGAAAAGCGCCGGGTAGTGATAAGAGCCGATAAATCGGTCTTCGGCGTTCCCTACATTGCCTCCGCCTTCCCGATAACGGACGACTCCGGGGAAGTGATCGGCTGTGCGGTCGCCACAGAGTCGGTCGAACTGCAGGACAAGATGATGGAAATGGCCAATACCCTCAACGAGAATATCGGCGTCCTGGCCAGCACTGTCGAAGAATTATCCGCTCAGGCCGAGGAGATCGCCAGTGTGTGCACCACTCTCGCGCAAAGCGTTCTCGATTCCCAGAACAGGGTAAAGGAAACAAACGGCATAATCGGCATAATGAAAGACATTGCCGGCCATATAAACCTTCTCGGTCTGAACGCGGCCATCGAAGCGGCCCGGGTCGGCGACGCCGGCCGCGGTTTCGGCGTGGTCGCCGAGGAAATCCGCAAACTGTCGACAGGCAGCGCCGATTCGATTAAAAAGGTCGAGCAGGTCGTGACAGCGATTCAGGCGGACAGCGACAATAACTATACCCAGCTTGTTCATGTCAATGAAGTTGTCAACCAAATCGCGGCAGCCATATCCCACGTGGCCGACGCGGTTCAGCAGTCCGGCGGTCTTGTTCGCGATCTGAACCAGTTGGCGGAAGACCTGAGTAAAGACGCGGACTAA
- a CDS encoding SDR family NAD(P)-dependent oxidoreductase, with the protein MRFTGKVAVITGAGRGIGRAAALAFAREGAKVALCDVNQHACEEAVDAIRRCGGEAVGEQIDITDGSRVKGFMERAAGEFGTIDILVNNAGVLKDRLITDMTEEDWDSVVDVCLKGSFLCCKYAVPYMIKQSYGKIVNLSSRAYLGNPGQVNYSAAKAGVIGLTRALSKELGKHYITVNAVAPSLVATELVLSHPKFALLRDLQLKQTPIPRLGETEDVINAILFLASDESAFISGDVLHVSGGRKG; encoded by the coding sequence ATGAGGTTTACCGGCAAGGTAGCCGTAATAACCGGCGCCGGGCGGGGGATTGGCCGGGCGGCTGCGCTGGCGTTCGCGCGCGAAGGAGCAAAAGTGGCCCTCTGCGATGTAAACCAGCATGCCTGCGAAGAAGCGGTCGATGCCATAAGACGCTGCGGGGGCGAGGCGGTCGGCGAGCAAATCGACATAACCGACGGAAGCCGGGTAAAAGGCTTTATGGAAAGGGCTGCCGGGGAATTCGGCACCATCGATATCCTGGTCAACAACGCGGGGGTATTGAAGGATCGCCTGATAACGGACATGACCGAGGAGGACTGGGATTCAGTCGTTGACGTATGTCTGAAAGGCAGCTTCTTATGCTGCAAGTACGCCGTTCCCTACATGATCAAACAAAGCTACGGGAAAATAGTCAACCTTTCTTCGCGGGCTTACCTGGGCAATCCCGGACAGGTAAACTATTCGGCGGCAAAAGCCGGCGTTATCGGCCTGACCCGCGCTTTGTCGAAAGAGCTGGGTAAACACTACATCACCGTAAACGCCGTGGCGCCAAGCCTGGTTGCGACCGAGCTTGTGCTGTCGCACCCCAAATTCGCGCTGCTTCGGGACCTGCAGCTAAAGCAGACCCCCATTCCGCGCCTGGGCGAGACGGAAGATGTCATCAACGCCATATTGTTTTTGGCGTCCGACGAGTCCGCGTTCATCAGCGGGGATGTTTTACATGTTTCCGGCGGTCGAAAAGGCTAA
- a CDS encoding PadR family transcriptional regulator — translation MRTLKYAVLGLINRDPMTGYDLMKAFNLGLANFWHARHSQLYPELKKLTAEGLVTYETVIQGEKLEKKLYSITEAGRKAFFSWLSKQERPEPTPKDIFRLKAYFVEAMSKEDLLRQFGYQLDQRKTKLAKLEETMRQHPYSREVEEILSPLYGDYIVLKGAIMRERAYVAWLLECMREIETRSK, via the coding sequence ATGCGTACATTGAAATACGCGGTTTTGGGCCTGATAAACAGGGATCCGATGACTGGCTACGATCTGATGAAAGCGTTTAACTTGGGGTTGGCGAATTTTTGGCATGCGCGGCACAGTCAGCTCTATCCGGAGTTGAAAAAACTGACCGCCGAGGGCCTGGTGACCTACGAAACGGTTATCCAGGGCGAGAAACTGGAAAAAAAGCTTTACTCGATTACGGAAGCCGGAAGAAAAGCTTTTTTCAGCTGGCTGTCCAAACAGGAGCGCCCGGAGCCTACGCCCAAAGATATCTTCCGTCTGAAAGCCTATTTCGTCGAAGCCATGAGTAAAGAGGATCTCCTGCGGCAATTCGGTTATCAGCTCGATCAACGAAAAACGAAATTGGCTAAGCTGGAAGAGACCATGAGGCAGCATCCCTATTCCCGGGAGGTCGAAGAGATCCTTTCGCCGCTTTACGGCGACTATATTGTTTTAAAAGGCGCCATCATGCGGGAGCGCGCTTACGTCGCCTGGCTGTTAGAATGCATGCGGGAAATAGAGACCCGTTCCAAATAA
- a CDS encoding FAD-dependent oxidoreductase, translating into MRRKYPNLCKPIKIGNVVFRNRMFSAPMGGTDITADCTIGRASTAFYELRAKGGAGAVTVSECMVHPETDGSHAFHLDLHTPGSLASFTYTADAIRRHGAIASVELSHSGQYAGTYLTDKDKKRGLAQWGPSAGVRPDGLEVKELTEEIIADIVAAYGNCAALAKRAGFELIMVHGGHGWLINQFLSPYFNRRTDQYGGSLENRVRFAREVLDSVRKAVGPGFPIEFRMSGSELFEGGYDLAEGVEIARLLESRIDLLHISAGTYQRGFSTTHPSMFVPHGCNVYLAAEIKKHVSVPVATLGGLNDPAMMEEIIASGKADVVEMARALLADPELPRKIMSNRDEDIVKCLRCFTCMAERAVTSTRRCAVNPLIGRELDGTEIVPAARPCKVMVAGGGPGGLKAAITAARRGHKVILCEKTGELGGILKGEQAIPFKYEMYQLGVTLGKLAADAGVEVRLNTAVTKEYAEKENVDALIVAIGSEPLVPPIPGLQAENVIIVNDYYLKKDMVGDRVVVLGGGQAGCEAAIHLAREGKEVHLVEMRAELAPDANIRHRPILLGEIDKLKIHVHTGCKATRVTREGIFCAAANGDERFVAGATVICALGQQARRKEAEELVDCAPYVAQIGDCVRASTITTAIYQGYHAALDI; encoded by the coding sequence ATGCGAAGAAAATACCCAAACCTATGCAAACCGATCAAAATCGGCAATGTTGTTTTCCGCAACAGAATGTTTTCCGCTCCCATGGGCGGCACGGACATTACCGCCGATTGCACTATCGGCCGCGCCTCGACGGCTTTTTATGAGCTGCGGGCCAAGGGCGGAGCAGGAGCGGTTACGGTAAGCGAATGCATGGTGCACCCCGAAACGGACGGCTCTCACGCCTTTCATCTCGACCTGCATACTCCCGGTTCGCTCGCGAGCTTCACCTACACCGCCGATGCCATTCGCCGCCACGGCGCAATCGCCAGTGTCGAACTGTCCCATTCCGGGCAGTATGCGGGAACATATCTGACCGACAAGGACAAGAAGCGGGGCCTTGCCCAGTGGGGGCCGAGCGCCGGCGTCCGTCCCGACGGGCTGGAAGTAAAAGAGCTTACCGAAGAAATAATCGCCGACATTGTTGCCGCTTACGGCAATTGCGCCGCGCTGGCCAAAAGAGCCGGCTTTGAGCTGATCATGGTCCATGGCGGACACGGATGGCTGATCAATCAGTTCCTGTCTCCCTATTTTAACCGCAGGACGGATCAGTACGGCGGATCGCTGGAAAACAGGGTGCGTTTCGCGCGGGAAGTTCTCGACAGTGTCCGCAAGGCGGTCGGGCCCGGCTTTCCGATCGAATTCAGAATGAGCGGTTCGGAATTGTTCGAAGGCGGGTACGATCTTGCGGAGGGCGTCGAAATCGCCAGACTGCTCGAATCGCGCATCGACTTGCTGCACATATCAGCCGGCACTTACCAGCGCGGCTTCAGCACAACCCATCCCTCAATGTTCGTACCTCATGGATGCAATGTTTATCTCGCCGCCGAGATCAAAAAGCACGTAAGCGTGCCAGTAGCGACGCTGGGCGGCTTGAACGATCCGGCAATGATGGAGGAAATCATCGCCAGCGGCAAAGCGGATGTCGTCGAGATGGCCCGCGCCCTGCTGGCCGATCCGGAACTGCCCAGAAAAATAATGAGCAACAGGGACGAAGACATCGTCAAATGTCTGCGCTGCTTCACCTGCATGGCCGAGCGGGCGGTCACCTCCACAAGGCGTTGCGCCGTAAACCCGCTGATCGGCCGGGAACTCGACGGGACGGAAATCGTTCCCGCCGCGCGGCCGTGCAAGGTTATGGTCGCGGGCGGCGGGCCGGGCGGTCTGAAAGCCGCGATTACCGCCGCCAGACGGGGTCATAAGGTAATCCTCTGCGAAAAGACCGGCGAGCTCGGCGGCATCTTGAAGGGGGAACAGGCGATCCCGTTCAAATACGAAATGTACCAACTGGGCGTTACACTCGGAAAGTTGGCGGCGGACGCCGGTGTCGAGGTACGTCTGAACACCGCGGTTACCAAAGAGTACGCCGAAAAGGAAAATGTCGACGCGCTGATTGTCGCGATCGGGTCCGAACCGCTCGTTCCCCCGATTCCGGGCTTGCAGGCCGAAAACGTGATTATCGTCAACGACTATTATTTGAAGAAAGATATGGTCGGCGACCGGGTGGTCGTCTTGGGCGGCGGCCAGGCGGGCTGCGAAGCGGCGATTCATCTTGCCCGCGAAGGCAAGGAAGTGCATCTCGTGGAAATGCGGGCGGAACTGGCCCCGGACGCGAACATCAGGCATCGGCCGATACTGCTCGGCGAAATCGACAAGCTCAAGATTCACGTCCATACGGGCTGCAAGGCGACGCGGGTTACGCGGGAAGGAATCTTCTGCGCCGCGGCAAACGGCGATGAGCGTTTTGTTGCGGGCGCCACGGTGATCTGCGCGCTCGGTCAGCAAGCCCGCAGAAAAGAAGCGGAAGAACTGGTCGACTGTGCGCCTTATGTAGCGCAGATCGGCGATTGTGTCCGCGCGTCCACCATAACGACCGCGATCTATCAAGGATACCACGCCGCCCTAGACATTTGA